From Thermoplasmatales archaeon, a single genomic window includes:
- a CDS encoding glycosyltransferase family 2 protein, producing the protein MKVSFVIPALNEEEGIGRTIDRINMEEFKKRKMDVEIIVVDGNSTDATREIAKEKGANVIIEPRKGYGRAYKTGLTKATGEIIVTGDADATYPFEIAHEYVDILLKEDLDFITTNRFAGLEKGAMSFKHFFGNFILSSALRLLFGLKIKDSQSGMWIIRKEALNKIKNLEDLSDGMAFSEEIKIEMFKKARAREIDSYLYEREGKAKIQSWRDGWKNLIYLFEKRMGD; encoded by the coding sequence ATGAAAGTTAGTTTCGTCATCCCGGCATTGAACGAAGAGGAAGGAATAGGGAGAACAATTGATAGGATAAACATGGAAGAATTTAAGAAAAGAAAAATGGATGTAGAAATTATTGTTGTTGATGGAAATTCAACAGATGCGACAAGAGAAATTGCAAAAGAAAAGGGGGCAAATGTAATAATTGAGCCGAGAAAAGGATATGGAAGAGCATATAAGACTGGATTGACAAAAGCAACTGGGGAAATAATAGTTACAGGAGATGCAGACGCTACCTATCCCTTTGAAATTGCTCATGAATATGTTGATATTTTGCTTAAAGAAGATTTGGATTTTATAACAACAAATAGATTTGCTGGGCTTGAAAAAGGGGCGATGTCATTCAAACATTTTTTTGGTAATTTTATTCTTTCATCAGCGCTTCGCCTTTTATTTGGTTTAAAGATAAAGGATTCTCAATCCGGCATGTGGATAATAAGGAAAGAAGCGCTTAATAAAATAAAAAATTTGGAAGATTTAAGTGATGGGATGGCATTTTCAGAGGAAATAAAAATAGAGATGTTTAAAAAAGCAAGAGCCAGAGAAATAGATTCGTATTTATATGAAAGAGAAGGGAAAGCAAAAATACAATCATGGAGAGATGGATGGAAAAATCTAATATATCTTTTCGAGAAAAGGATGGGTGATTAA